In a genomic window of Candidatus Manganitrophaceae bacterium:
- a CDS encoding transglutaminase family protein, giving the protein MKYRIIHATTYTYEQAVISCQDEAHLIPRNSPDQRRLRYQVEIDPKPGCLTERDDFFGNRVLYFAIDEPHERLVVTATSEVSVEEKPALSALYIGVSWQEGVRRLHAERSAAHLEACQYLPDSPMITITPEIRRYAAPSFRKNRPMAEVVHDLMARIHRDFTYEPGSTTVATPLSTVLKHRRGVCQDFSHFAIACLRSRGIPARYVSGYLETMPLPGQTKLQGADASHAWFSAYDSAFGWIDYDPTNNQLPTVRHITTAWGRDYSDVTPLKGVIYGGGKHRAEVAVDVVALSATP; this is encoded by the coding sequence ATGAAATACCGGATCATCCACGCCACCACCTATACGTACGAGCAAGCCGTCATCAGCTGTCAAGACGAAGCGCACCTCATCCCTCGCAACAGCCCGGACCAACGCCGTCTTCGCTATCAGGTCGAGATCGATCCCAAGCCGGGCTGCCTTACCGAACGGGACGACTTCTTCGGCAATCGGGTCCTCTATTTCGCCATTGATGAGCCGCACGAGCGGCTGGTGGTCACCGCCACGAGCGAGGTGTCGGTGGAGGAGAAACCCGCTCTGAGCGCGTTGTATATCGGTGTGTCGTGGCAGGAGGGGGTGCGCCGCCTCCACGCAGAGCGGAGCGCCGCCCATCTGGAGGCATGTCAATATCTGCCCGACTCGCCGATGATCACCATCACCCCCGAGATCCGGCGCTACGCGGCCCCCTCGTTTCGGAAAAACCGCCCGATGGCGGAGGTGGTGCACGATCTGATGGCGCGCATCCATCGCGATTTTACCTATGAGCCGGGGTCGACCACCGTCGCCACCCCCCTCTCGACCGTCTTGAAACACCGCCGGGGGGTCTGTCAGGATTTCTCCCACTTTGCGATCGCCTGTCTCCGCAGCCGCGGTATTCCGGCGCGCTATGTCTCCGGTTATCTCGAAACGATGCCGCTTCCCGGACAGACCAAGCTGCAGGGGGCCGATGCCTCGCACGCCTGGTTTTCCGCTTACGACTCGGCCTTCGGCTGGATCGATTATGATCCGACGAACAACCAGCTGCCGACCGTTCGCCACATCACGACCGCCTGGGGCCGCGATTATTCCGATGTGACCCCCCTCAAAGGGGTGATCTACGGCGGCGGCAAGCATCGTGCCGAGGTTGCGGTCGACGTGGTTGCCCTGTCGGCGACCCCCTAG
- a CDS encoding acetate/propionate family kinase yields the protein MSGESMRILTINSGSSSLKFALYRTGSSETLLQAGRIERIGHRPALFRVRDAAGQTLIDESPSMPDHDAALNRLFEWLKSGGPAPDLEAVGHRVVHGGMQYDRPHRITSSLCDVLEALRPLAPDHLPHEIKAIRSVGIAYPTLPQVACFDTAFHRQMPPSAQHPALPRELWKEGVLRYGFHGLSYEYIVDALRRERGKTADGRLVIAHLGNGASMAAVDHGRSVDTTMGMTPTGGLVMSSRSGDLDPGMLLYLLQEKGMKPAEVDEMVNQKSGLLGISGAYSDMQELLDREQENPHAAEAVALFCYQAKKFLGALAAVLGGVETLVFTGGIGENAPAVRERICAGMGFLGIALDPTRNRANASVISQEGSPTQVLVMKTNEELMIARQTHALLRGGETKETE from the coding sequence ATGTCGGGCGAATCAATGCGGATTCTCACGATCAACAGCGGCTCATCCAGTCTGAAGTTCGCCCTTTATCGGACCGGCTCCTCCGAAACGTTGCTGCAAGCGGGAAGGATCGAGCGGATCGGTCATCGCCCCGCGCTCTTTCGCGTTCGGGATGCTGCCGGCCAGACCTTGATTGACGAATCTCCTTCCATGCCGGATCATGACGCTGCATTGAACCGGCTCTTTGAGTGGTTGAAAAGCGGCGGCCCGGCGCCCGATTTAGAGGCCGTCGGACACCGGGTTGTCCATGGCGGAATGCAATACGATCGGCCCCATCGGATCACGTCGTCCCTCTGCGACGTGCTTGAAGCGCTGCGGCCGCTCGCGCCGGATCACCTTCCCCACGAGATCAAAGCGATCCGGTCGGTGGGGATCGCGTATCCCACGCTCCCTCAGGTCGCCTGTTTTGATACCGCTTTTCATCGGCAGATGCCTCCGAGCGCGCAGCACCCGGCCCTGCCGCGGGAGCTTTGGAAAGAGGGGGTCCTTCGCTACGGCTTTCACGGCCTCTCCTACGAGTACATCGTCGATGCGCTGAGGAGGGAACGAGGAAAAACGGCCGACGGCCGCCTCGTTATTGCCCATCTCGGAAATGGCGCGAGCATGGCGGCGGTCGATCATGGCAGAAGCGTCGATACCACGATGGGAATGACCCCCACCGGCGGACTGGTCATGAGCAGCCGCTCGGGCGATCTTGATCCGGGAATGCTCCTTTATCTTCTTCAGGAGAAAGGGATGAAGCCGGCTGAGGTCGATGAGATGGTCAACCAGAAAAGCGGGCTGCTCGGAATCTCGGGAGCCTATTCAGATATGCAGGAGCTCCTCGATCGCGAGCAGGAAAATCCCCACGCCGCAGAGGCGGTCGCGCTCTTCTGCTACCAGGCGAAGAAGTTCTTGGGCGCGCTGGCCGCCGTTTTAGGGGGGGTTGAGACGCTTGTCTTTACCGGAGGGATCGGTGAGAACGCCCCCGCCGTTCGAGAGCGGATCTGCGCCGGAATGGGATTTTTGGGGATCGCGCTCGATCCGACGCGGAATCGGGCGAACGCTTCGGTGATCTCCCAAGAGGGGAGTCCGACGCAGGTCTTGGTGATGAAGACCAACGAAGAGCTGATGATCGCAAGACAGACGCATGCCCTGCTTCGCGGGGGAGAAACAAAGGAGACGGAATAA
- the zwf gene encoding glucose-6-phosphate dehydrogenase encodes MTDLDSDAFVFFGATGDLAYKQIFPALQAMIRRGHFNIPIIGVAKSTEGLDALRARARESVEEHGGVDRRAFEVLSSKLQFVNGDYNAPETFRQLRKALNGASRPLYYLAIPPDLFATVAQGLSHSGCDTGARLVVEKPFGRDLASAQALSRTLHQAFPESSVFRIDHFLGKEPVQNLLYFRFANSFLEPIWNSNYVRSVQITMAENFGVQGRGFFYEEVGAIRDVVQNHILEIVALLAMAAPSGRDPDALRDEKKRAFRAMRPLVPTDVVRGQFRGYRSEKGVAPDSQVETFAAIKLSIDTWRWAGVPFYIRTGKRMAVTATEVLVELKQPPLAVFDPISQEHANYFRFRLGPDVSISLGARAKLPGEAMVGEGIELIVRQAPGDEMTPYERLLGDALRGDRMLFVDEESVEAAWNVVDPILGNATPVHEYAPDSWGPAEADRLIAGDGGWHNPQPSAEKPPV; translated from the coding sequence ATGACAGATCTCGATTCTGATGCATTTGTTTTTTTCGGCGCCACGGGGGACTTGGCCTACAAGCAGATCTTCCCGGCCCTTCAGGCGATGATCCGGAGGGGGCATTTCAATATCCCGATTATCGGTGTCGCCAAATCGACCGAAGGGCTCGATGCCCTGCGGGCCCGCGCGCGGGAGAGCGTCGAGGAGCACGGCGGAGTCGACCGGCGCGCATTCGAGGTCCTTTCGTCCAAGCTCCAATTCGTCAATGGGGATTACAACGCGCCGGAGACCTTCCGTCAGCTGCGAAAGGCTTTGAACGGCGCGTCCCGGCCGCTCTATTACCTGGCGATCCCGCCCGATCTGTTTGCAACCGTCGCCCAAGGGCTGAGCCACTCGGGATGCGACACCGGCGCGCGCCTCGTCGTAGAGAAGCCGTTCGGCCGGGACCTCGCCTCGGCGCAGGCGCTCAGCCGGACGCTGCATCAGGCCTTCCCGGAATCGTCCGTTTTCCGGATCGATCATTTTCTCGGCAAGGAGCCGGTCCAGAATCTCCTTTATTTCCGTTTTGCCAATTCATTCCTGGAGCCGATCTGGAACAGCAACTATGTGCGGAGTGTTCAGATTACGATGGCGGAGAACTTCGGCGTGCAGGGCCGCGGTTTTTTTTATGAGGAGGTCGGCGCGATCCGCGATGTCGTCCAAAACCATATCTTGGAGATCGTCGCGCTGCTGGCGATGGCGGCACCGAGCGGCCGTGATCCAGACGCGTTGCGGGACGAGAAGAAGCGGGCCTTTCGCGCGATGCGTCCGCTCGTGCCGACCGACGTCGTCCGCGGCCAATTCCGCGGCTACCGAAGCGAAAAAGGGGTGGCGCCCGATTCCCAGGTCGAGACCTTCGCCGCGATCAAGCTCTCTATCGACACCTGGCGATGGGCCGGGGTTCCCTTCTACATCCGGACCGGGAAGCGGATGGCGGTGACGGCGACCGAGGTCTTGGTCGAGCTCAAGCAGCCGCCCCTGGCCGTCTTCGATCCAATCAGCCAGGAGCATGCGAACTATTTTCGCTTCCGCCTCGGTCCCGATGTGTCGATCTCTCTCGGCGCCCGCGCCAAGCTGCCGGGAGAAGCGATGGTCGGGGAGGGGATCGAGCTGATCGTCCGGCAAGCCCCCGGCGATGAGATGACGCCGTACGAACGGCTCCTGGGCGACGCCCTCCGGGGGGATCGGATGCTCTTTGTCGACGAGGAGAGTGTGGAGGCGGCGTGGAATGTGGTCGATCCGATCCTGGGGAACGCGACGCCGGTCCATGAATACGCGCCGGACAGCTGGGGGCCGGCGGAGGCCGATCGACTCATCGCGGGGGATGGCGGCTGGCACAACCCCCAGCCGTCGGCGGAAAAGCCGCCGGTCTAA